A window from Primulina eburnea isolate SZY01 chromosome 2, ASM2296580v1, whole genome shotgun sequence encodes these proteins:
- the LOC140823199 gene encoding J domain-containing protein spf31 isoform X2 produces MCLIEMTVKRQRNVREEFCGILSCFKLNSFEHLNLPFDSSPDDVKKQYRKLSLLVHPDKCKHPQAKEAFAALAKAQQLLHDPQEREYLLNQVNSAKEEIRAKRKKQLKKDTATKLKSLVDEGKYEQEYERSDEFQQQLKLKVRELLTDQEWRRRKMQIRISEEEGRLKKDEEETKELWKRKREHEEQWEGTRENRVSSWRDFMKGGKRARFLCFVLLQLRKASFDLQSSRQRIRINHMSKGRRNGEPRLLLSINQLYCWHKICEGIV; encoded by the exons ATGTGTTTGATTGAAATGACGGTGAAGAGGCAAAGAAATGTCAGAGAGGAATTTTGTGG GATTCTTTCATGCTTCAAGTTAAATTCATTTGAACATCTTAACCTACCATTTGATTCATCACCAGATGATGTAAAAAAGCAATATCGCAAG TTATCTTTGCTAGTTCATCCTGATAAATGCAAACATCCACAGGCAAAGGAGGCATTTGCTG CCTTGGCTAAAGCTCAACAATTACTACATGACCCACAGGAGAGGGAGTATCTTTTGAACCAAGTTAATTCTGCCAAAG AAGAAATTAGAGCAAAGAGGAAAAAACAGTTGAAAAAAGACACTGCTACCAAGTTAAAGTCATTAGTAGATGAG GGAAAGTATGAACAGGAATATGAACGATCAGATGAATTCCAGCAGCAGCTCAAGTTAAAGGTTCGAGAACTCTTAACGGATCAAGAATGGAGAAGAAGGAAGATGCAAATAAGG ATATCAGAGGAGGAAGGTAGATTAAAGAAAGATGAGGAAGAAACTAAAGAGTTGTGGAAACGGAAGCGTGAACACGAGGAGCAGTGGGAAGGCACAAGAGAGAATCGG GTTTCCAGCTGGAGGGACTTTATGAAGGGTGGAAAGAGGGCAAGATTTCTCTGTTTCGTTTTGTTACA GTTAAGAAAGGCGAGCTTCGACCTCCAAAGCTCAAGACAGAGGATCCGAATAAATCATATGTCCAAAGGCCGGCGCAACGGTGAACCAAGGCTTTTATTGTCGATTAATCAACTATATTGTTGGCACAAAATCTGTGAAGGCATAGTTTGA
- the LOC140823199 gene encoding J domain-containing protein spf31 isoform X1: MGETATSAAAPTPDEDQLLKSFLAEVSEVERDNEVNRILSCFKLNSFEHLNLPFDSSPDDVKKQYRKLSLLVHPDKCKHPQAKEAFAALAKAQQLLHDPQEREYLLNQVNSAKEEIRAKRKKQLKKDTATKLKSLVDEGKYEQEYERSDEFQQQLKLKVRELLTDQEWRRRKMQIRISEEEGRLKKDEEETKELWKRKREHEEQWEGTRENRVSSWRDFMKGGKRARFLCFVLLQLRKASFDLQSSRQRIRINHMSKGRRNGEPRLLLSINQLYCWHKICEGIV; the protein is encoded by the exons ATGGGCGAGACTGCCACCTCCGCCGCTGCTCCGACACCTGACGAAGATCAGCTGCTTAAAAGTTTCCTCGCGGAAGTCAGCGAGGTCGAGCGTGACAATGAAGTTAACAG GATTCTTTCATGCTTCAAGTTAAATTCATTTGAACATCTTAACCTACCATTTGATTCATCACCAGATGATGTAAAAAAGCAATATCGCAAG TTATCTTTGCTAGTTCATCCTGATAAATGCAAACATCCACAGGCAAAGGAGGCATTTGCTG CCTTGGCTAAAGCTCAACAATTACTACATGACCCACAGGAGAGGGAGTATCTTTTGAACCAAGTTAATTCTGCCAAAG AAGAAATTAGAGCAAAGAGGAAAAAACAGTTGAAAAAAGACACTGCTACCAAGTTAAAGTCATTAGTAGATGAG GGAAAGTATGAACAGGAATATGAACGATCAGATGAATTCCAGCAGCAGCTCAAGTTAAAGGTTCGAGAACTCTTAACGGATCAAGAATGGAGAAGAAGGAAGATGCAAATAAGG ATATCAGAGGAGGAAGGTAGATTAAAGAAAGATGAGGAAGAAACTAAAGAGTTGTGGAAACGGAAGCGTGAACACGAGGAGCAGTGGGAAGGCACAAGAGAGAATCGG GTTTCCAGCTGGAGGGACTTTATGAAGGGTGGAAAGAGGGCAAGATTTCTCTGTTTCGTTTTGTTACA GTTAAGAAAGGCGAGCTTCGACCTCCAAAGCTCAAGACAGAGGATCCGAATAAATCATATGTCCAAAGGCCGGCGCAACGGTGAACCAAGGCTTTTATTGTCGATTAATCAACTATATTGTTGGCACAAAATCTGTGAAGGCATAGTTTGA
- the LOC140823199 gene encoding J domain-containing protein spf31 isoform X3: protein MGETATSAAAPTPDEDQLLKSFLAEVSEVERDNEVNRILSCFKLNSFEHLNLPFDSSPDDVKKQYRKLSLLVHPDKCKHPQAKEAFAALAKAQQLLHDPQEREYLLNQVNSAKEEIRAKRKKQLKKDTATKLKSLVDEGKYEQEYERSDEFQQQLKLKVRELLTDQEWRRRKMQIRISEEEGRLKKDEEETKELWKRKREHEEQWEGTRENRVSSWRDFMKGGKRVKKGELRPPKLKTEDPNKSYVQRPAQR from the exons ATGGGCGAGACTGCCACCTCCGCCGCTGCTCCGACACCTGACGAAGATCAGCTGCTTAAAAGTTTCCTCGCGGAAGTCAGCGAGGTCGAGCGTGACAATGAAGTTAACAG GATTCTTTCATGCTTCAAGTTAAATTCATTTGAACATCTTAACCTACCATTTGATTCATCACCAGATGATGTAAAAAAGCAATATCGCAAG TTATCTTTGCTAGTTCATCCTGATAAATGCAAACATCCACAGGCAAAGGAGGCATTTGCTG CCTTGGCTAAAGCTCAACAATTACTACATGACCCACAGGAGAGGGAGTATCTTTTGAACCAAGTTAATTCTGCCAAAG AAGAAATTAGAGCAAAGAGGAAAAAACAGTTGAAAAAAGACACTGCTACCAAGTTAAAGTCATTAGTAGATGAG GGAAAGTATGAACAGGAATATGAACGATCAGATGAATTCCAGCAGCAGCTCAAGTTAAAGGTTCGAGAACTCTTAACGGATCAAGAATGGAGAAGAAGGAAGATGCAAATAAGG ATATCAGAGGAGGAAGGTAGATTAAAGAAAGATGAGGAAGAAACTAAAGAGTTGTGGAAACGGAAGCGTGAACACGAGGAGCAGTGGGAAGGCACAAGAGAGAATCGG GTTTCCAGCTGGAGGGACTTTATGAAGGGTGGAAAGAGG GTTAAGAAAGGCGAGCTTCGACCTCCAAAGCTCAAGACAGAGGATCCGAATAAATCATATGTCCAAAGGCCGGCGCAACGGTGA
- the LOC140823200 gene encoding protein FAF-like, chloroplastic, whose translation MPMRNKSFHYLSSSSPINELKEESPTKRGIGTILTSDCERTKNSSLRRTLSADMSSKKWLEQNGFFSPVKKIASSGELGNSVESSSVSSSEDEQGYEKCLGQDEVWASILSHKVRNEIHEPEQMDVWGSILVQKSENCSGVPPPYVHPLVKRSSITLSEQSLDMCTECIGSETGSDGFCSEILSDVGQEEVKELNSVGDFHLPKSRKAMATPLPPPLSFISSDGASIYMRSHRKNGRLILEAVSVPPSRNCFQAHRGDGRLVLSFLDDHTPQEGSKDMEDNESWIDEVFDNTEAAFDQGMEEIADSASCDGGEEEEEEERNGWQRRSFKLTTPGK comes from the coding sequence ATGCCGATGAGGAACAAGAGTTTTCATTACCTTTCTTCTTCTTCACCGATAAATGAACTCAAGGAGGAGTCACCAACAAAACGAGGCATAGGCACTATTCTTACCTCAGATTGTGAGAGAACTAAAAATTCCTCTTTGAGAAGAACTCTATCGGCCGACATGTCTTCCAAGAAGTGGCTTGAACAAAACGGATTTTTCTCCCCTGTCAAGAAGATTGCATCCTCTGGGGAACTAGGTAATTCGGTAGAGTCTTCGTCCGTCTCATCATCGGAAGATGAACAAGGATACGAAAAATGTTTGGGGCAAGATGAAGTTTGGGCGTCGATTTTGTCTCATAAAGTGCGAAACGAGATTCATGAGCCAGAGCAGATGGATGTTTGGGGTTCAATTCTGGTTCAAAAGAGTGAGAATTGTTCTGGTGTTCCACCACCTTACGTCCATCCACTCGTGAAGAGATCAAGCATCACTTTGAGCGAACAAAGTCTTGATATGTGTACTGAATGTATTGGATCAGAAACTGGATCGGATGGATTTTGTTCAGAAATTCTGAGTGATGTAGGCCAAGAAGAGGTGAAAGAATTGAACTCTGTTGGAGATTTCCATCTCCCAAAATCTAGAAAAGCAATGGCCACTCCTTTACCTCCCCCACTATCTTTCATTTCTAGTGATGGTGCTTCGATTTACATGCGATCCCACCGCAAGAACGGTAGGTTGATTCTTGAAGCTGTGTCTGTTCCTCCTTCAAGAAACTGTTTTCAAGCTCACAGGGGAGATGGACGCCTTGTTTTATCGTTTTTGGATGATCACACCCCACAAGAAGGTAGCAAGGATATGGAGGATAATGAAAGTTGGATTGATGAAGTGTTTGATAATACGGAAGCAGCTTTTGATCAAGGAATGGAGGAGATTGCGGATAGTGCCAGTTGTGATGGTggtgaggaggaggaggaggaggagaggAACGGGTGGCAGAGGAGAAGTTTCAAGTTAACAACGCCGGGAAAGTAG